GCCGCCCACGCCGCCCAGTACGCCTTGAACCAGGCGAAGGGCTCCATGAAGGGCCCGAAGGTGTTCATGTCCGAGTACGCCCCCGTCGAGCCGGAGTTGTACTGGTAGAGGTTGTGCTCCAGCCCGAACTGCGGCATCAGCCCGCTGAACACCACGTACAGGATCACCAGCAGGTGCCCCATGTACTTGTGGTTCACCAGCACGTGCACCAGCATCACGAACACGGTGAGGAGGAGCAGGCTGATCAGCTGCGTCCCGAAGAGCATCCGGACGTACAGCCCGAGCTCGAAGTTGTAGTATCCCTTCGCCGCCTGCGTCGCGATCCCGGCGACCAGGACCACCCCCTGCAGCACGGTGACCACGAGCGCGAGCGCCGTCAGCTTCCCGGCGAAGGGCACCCAGGTGGGGACCGGTGTCGCGTCCTGCACCTGGTTCATCCGCACGTCGCGCTCCTGCCACACCATCTCGCCGGCGTAGAAGCTGATGATGATGAGCAGGAACAGCGTGAAGGTGCCGCTGAGCACCTGCAGCACCTGGTACGTCACCGGCCAGGTGGTGGTCCCGTACAGCGAGCCCACCTGCTGCGCGCCGAACGCCACGAAGAGGAGCGCCGCCGCCAGGATGGCGTAGAAGTAGCGGTTCCCCACGATGCTCCAGAACGACTGCCGCGCGATGGTCGCGTACTGCCGCACCTGCGCGCCGGCGCCGAAGTCGCGCCGGGGCTCCGGGAGGGCGAGCCGCCGGGGCGCCGCGTACGCCGCGCCGGCCGTCTCGTCGCGCGCGACCGCCTGCTTCCGCGACGTGCGCTCCGCGGCCACGTGCGTGAAGCGGAAGCGCGCGTACACCGCCGCGAACACGGCCAGCCCCACAGCCACCCAGATGAGCCGGTTCCAGAGGAAGATCCCCTCCAGCGGAAGCAGCAGCTCGTTGCGCTGCGCCGGGCTCCAGTACTTGGTGGCCAGGTCGACGGCGTAGCTGCCGAAGGGGTCCAGCCAGGCGGCGATCCGCTCGTTCTCCAGGTCCTGCATCAGGCTGCCCGCCAGCAGGTACCCGAACACCAGCACCACCCCCCCGATGTAGTTAGGGAGCATCTGCCGGGTGAAGGCCGCGAGCGCGAAGAACACGGCCCCCGTGAGCAGCAGCGTGGGGAGCACCACCACCAGGTACGGGTGGAGGAAGTACTCGGCCTGGAACGCGCCGAAGCGCGCCCGGTCGGTCCAGGGGAGCACGCTCCCCAGCATCAGCCCCAGCGGGATGCTCAGCATCACCACCGCGTTCACCGTCAGCGCCCCCACGAAGCGCCCGCCCAGGTACGAGAAGCGGGTGATGGGCGCGGTGAAGAAGAGCGGGTGGATGACCGCCTCGTAGTCGCGGTAGACCGCGTTCCCCAGCAGCGCGGCCGTCACGATGACGCCGAAGAGCGACAGCGCCCCGGTGATCTGCAGCAGGACGTAGGGCGAGTTCACCTTGATGTTCCCGCCGCTCCCCCCGAAGGAGACGCCCACGCTGTCCCACGTCCCCCCGGCCGCGAGCACCAGCAGGAGGGCGATGCCGAAGAAGATCCCGAAGTACACCCAGGTCGAGATCCGCCGCAGGTAGTAGCCCAGCTCGAACCGGACGGTCTCCAGGAACGGCCCGCTCACGAGGCCGCCTCGGCGCCCGAGAGCGAGGCCTCGCCGGTGTGGAGCCCGGCCATGGCGGTGAAGTAGACGTCCTCCAGGGTCGGGTCCACCGGGTCGAACGACGGGTCCGGGCGCTCCGCGGAGTGCACGTGGATCAGCGTGCGCCCCGCCAGGAGGCGGGTGGAGATCACCCGGTGCGCCGCCTCGTACGCCGGGAGCTCGTCCTTCTCCACGATCCGCTTCCAGACCCGTCCCTGCAGCGCGTCGATCGCGGCGAGCGGCTCCGTCTCCAGGAGGATCCGCCCCCGGTTGATGATCGCCATCCGCCGGCACAGCTCGCTCACGTCCTCCACGATGTGCGTGGAGAGGATCACCACCGCGTTCTCCCCCAGCTCGCTGAGCAGGTTGAGGAAGCGCACCCGCTCCGCCGGGTCCAGCCCCGCCGTAGGCTCGTCCACGATGATCAGCTTCGGGTTCCCGAGGAGCGCCACCGCGATCCCGAAGCGCTGCCGCATCCCCCCGGAGAAGCCGCCGAGCTTCTTCTTACGCACGTCGTACAGGTTGGTCTGCTCCAGCAGCGCCTTCACCGTCTCCTTCCGCTCGCGGCGGGCGGTGATCCCCTTGAGGACGGCGAAGTGGTCCAGCAGGTCCTCGGCGGAGACCTTGGGGTAGACCCCGAACTCCTGGGGGAGGTACCCGAGCGTCCGCCGCACCTCGTCCTTCTGCCGGAGGACGTCGATGCTCCCCAGCGCCGCCGACCCGGAGTCGGCCTCCTGGAGCGTCGCCAGGGTGCGCATCAGGGTGGACTTCCCCGCCCCGTTGGGCCCGAGCAGGCCGAACATCCCCTGCGGGATGGTGAGGGACACGTCGTCCAGGGCGCGCACCCCGTTGGGGTACGTCTTCGAGAGGTGCGAGATGACGAGCTGCATGGTTCCGGAGGACGGGGTGGGAGAGGAGGGCGGTGCCGTGCCCGCGATGGTACCTGGGCTTCGGACCCGGGTTCCCGGGCGGTGGGCCCGGCCGATACCCCGCCTACGTCGGCGGGGACCGGGTGGTTTCAGGCCCGTGAAGAGTATCAGCGGGCGGTACGCGGGGACATGCCCGCGTGACGGGGAGCGACGGCGGTGGGACCGGGGGCGCGTGCGCAGGGACGGGCGGTGCGGATGGCGACCCGCGAATCAGGTCACCTGCCCCCGGTCCAGGTGAGGTCCGCCACGACCGGCCAGTGGTCCGACCCGACGTCCGGGCCCACGAAGGCCAGGTCCACCCGCCAGCCGGGGCCGGCGAGCACGTGGTCGATCCGCACCCGGATCCACCCGTTGTCGCGCGTGAAGCCGAGCCCCCGCCCCGCGTGCGAGAAGGCGTTGCGGTAGCCGCCCCACGACTCGCGGTAGATGCGGCTCTCCACCGGCATGTTGAAGTCGCCCGCGACGATCTGCGCACCCCGCTGCGCGGCCCACCGCGCCACCTGGTTGGACTCGATCTGCCGGGAAAGGGTGTTCGGGCCCATCCGGCCCGCGTCGTTCCGGAAGAGCCCGCTGAGGCCCCGCCGCGGCGTCTCCAGGTGCACGTTGACCAGCTCCACGGGCCTGCCGGCGACCTCGATCGTATACCGGGCCGCCGCGCTCGTCCCGCCGATCCCCGCCTCGCGCACCCCCTCGAAGCGGCTCCGGTCCATCACCTCCACGGCGCGCACAGGGTGCCGGCTGAAGAGGCAGAGCTGCCCGTCGCGCCGGTGCTCCCACCCCGGCACGCGCCCGAAGGCTTCGGCCACCTTTTCGCTGCACTCCTGCGCGGCGACCACGTCGGCGCGCCACTCGCCCACCAGCCCGATGAGCCGCTCCGCCGCCCAGGGATCTCCGGCCAGGTTGGCGCTCACCACGCGGAGGGTCTGCCCCGTCGGCTCCGCGGCGCCCCAGGACCGCCACCCCGTCCGCATCCCCATGACCGGGAACACCATCACCAGGGCGGCGGCGAGCAGGGGGAGGAGGAGAGCGCGGCGGAAGACCGCGGCCGCGGGGACGAGGAGGACCAGCGGGAGAAGGACGACCCAGCGCGGCCCGAAGAGGTACACGGTCGCGGGCCACCAGCGGTCGCCGAGCGTCCAGAGGACGGCCCAGAGGAGGACGACCGCCGCGAGGTAGCCCCACGCCGCCCACACGAGCCACCCGAGGGGCCCCGCCGGCGCGCGGAAGGCCCCGGCGAGCCCGGCCGACGCCCGCTCACCGAGCCGCCGCAGCCGCCCCTCCCACGCAGCGGACCGCGGAGCCGCGGGCGGCTCCGGGCGCGGAGGGGGCATGCGGACCGGGATCTCCCGACCGCAGCGGCAGTGCAGCACGCGCCCGACGTGCTGCTCCTCCGCGTGGAAGACCTCGCCGCAGCGGCAGCGGATGCGGATCACGGCGACCCCTCGGCCCGGAGCCCGGGAGCCCCGCTACCCGCCGAAGCCCCGCTCCAGCATGGGGATGCGGACGCCCTTCTCGCGCGCGGTGGCGACCGCCTCCTCGTACCCGGCGTCCGCGTGGCGGGCCACGCCCATCCCCGGGTCGTTGGTGAGGACGCGCTCCAGCCGCTCGCGCATCTCCGGCGTGCCGTCGGCCACGATCACCTGCCCCGCGTGCAGCGAGTTGCCGATCCCCACCCCGCCGCCGTGGTGGAAGGAGACCCAGGACGCGCCGCTCGCCACGTTGACCATGGCGTTCAGGATGGCCCAGTCGGCGATGGCGTCGCTCCCGTCCTTCATCGACTCCGTCTCGCGGAAGGGCGAGGCCACGGAGCCGGTGTCCAGGTGGTCGCGCCCGATGACGATGGGCGCCTTCAGCTCCCCGCTCGCCACCACGTCGTTGAGCGCCACCCCGAACCTCGCGCGCTCCCCCTGCCCCAGCCAGCAGATCCGCGCCGGGAGCCCCTGGAAGGCGACCTTTTCCCGCGCCTGGGTGATCCAGCGGCGCAGGTGCTCGTCTTCCGGGAAGAGCTCCAGCACCAGGTCGTCGGTGCGGTGGATGTCGGCGGGGTCGCCGGAGAGCGCCACCCAGCGGAAGGGGCCCTTCCCCTCGCAGAAGAGCGGGCGGACGTACGCCGGGACGAAGCCGGGGAACGCGAAGGCGTCGTCGTATCCCGCGTCCTTCGCCTGCCCGCGGATGTTGTTACCGTAGTCGAAGGTGACGGCGCCGCGGCGCATCATCTCCACCATCGCCTCGCAGTGCACCCGCATCGACTCCATGGAGCGCCGCACGTACTCCTGCGGGTCGCGCTCGCGCAGCTCCGCCGCCGCCTCCAGCGACAGCCCCGCCGGCACGTACCCGTTGAGGGCGTCGTGCGCGCTGGTCTGGTCCGTGAGCGCGTCGGGGATGGCGCCGCGACGCAGCAGCTCCGGGAGCACCTCCGCGCAGTTGCCGACCAGGCCCACGGAGAGCGCCTCCCCCCGCTCGCGCGCCTCCAGCGTCCAGCGGAGCGCCTCGTCCAGGTCGTGCGTCATCCGGTCGCAGTACCGGTTGTCCAGCCGCCGCTGGATCCGCTGCGGGTCCACGTCCACGCAGAGCACCGCGCCTCCGTTCATGGTTACCGCCAGCGGCTGGGCGCCGCCCATCCCGCCCATCCCGCCGGTCAGCGTCCACGTCCCCCGCAGGCTCCCCCCGAAGTGCTGCCGCGCCACCGCGCCCAGGGTCTCGTACGTCCCCTGGAGGATCCCCTGCGTCCCGATGTAGATCCAGGAGCCGGCCGTCATCTGGCCGTACATGATGAGCCCCTGGCGCTCCAGCTCGCGGAAGACGTCCCAGGTCGCCCAGCGCGGCACCAGGTTGCTGTTGGCGATCAGCACCCGCGGCGAGTGCCGGTGCGTACGGAAAACCGCCACCGGCTTCCCGGACTGCACGATCAGCGTCTCGTCGTCCGCGAGGGTGCGCAGCGTCTCCACGATGGCCTCGAACGCCTCCCACGAGCGCGCCGCCCTCCCGGTTCCGCCGTAGACGACCAGGTCCTCGGGCCTCTCGGCCACCTCGGGATCCAGGTTGTTCATCAGCATCCGCAGGACGGCTTCCTGCTGCCACCCGCGGCAGGAGATCTCGGTGCCGCGGGGCGCGCGGATGACGGGGGTGGTGGGGGGGGGGGTCATGGGTCTCGGTCTCGTAGTTCAGAGTGGATGAAGATCTCCGCCAGCCTCCCTTCCCGCACGATCGCCGTGGCCGCCTCGATGTCCGGTGCCAGCACCCTGTCGCCGTCGAGTGCCGGGATGCGCTCGCGGACGATCCGGTAGGCGCGCTCCACGCCGCGGCCGGGGCGCAGCGGCTTCAGGAACTCCAGCGCCTGCATGGCGCACATCAGCTCGATCCCCAGCACCGTCTCCGCGTTCCGGAGCACCTTCCGCGCTTTCACGGCGGCGTGGGGGCCCATGGAGACGTGGTCCTCCTTGTTGGCGTCGGTGGGGATCGAGTCCACGCTCGCGGGGTGGGCGAGCACCTTGTTCTCGCTCACCAGCGCGGCGGCGGTGATCTGCGCCATCATGAAGCCGGAGTGCACACCGGGCTCGTCCACCAGGAAGGCGGGGAGGCCGGAGAGGTCCGGGTTCACCAGACGCTCGATGCGCCGCTCCGAGATGGACGCCAGGTCCGCCAGGGCGATGGCGAGCAGGTCCAGCACCTGTGCCACCTGCTGCCCGTGGAAGTTGCCGCCGCTGATCACCAGCCCCTCCTCGCCCTCGTCGGGGAAGATCAGCGGGTTGTCGGTGGCGCTGTTGGCCTCCGTCTCCAGGACGGTGCGGGCGTACGCCAGGGCGTTCCGCGCGGCGCCGTGCACCTGCGGCATGCAGCGGAGAGAGTACGCGTCCTGCACCCGCGGGTCGCCGTAGCGGTGCGACTCGCGGATCTCGCTGTCGGCCAGGAGGGCGCGCAGGCGCTCTGCGCTGGCGACCTGGCCGGGGTGCGGGCGGGCGCGCTGGATGGCGGGGTGGAAGGCGTCCGGCGTCCCCTTCAGTCCCTCCAGCGACGCCGCGCCGATCACCTCGGCGGCCTCCACCAGGCGCTCGGCCGCGACCAGCGCGAGCGCGCCGAGGCCGGTCATGAACTGCGTGCCGTTGTTGAGCGCCAGCCCCTCCTTGGCCTGCAGCCGCACCGGCTCCAGCCCCACCCGGCGAAGCGCTTCCCCCCCCGGCAGGGTCTCGCCCCCGACCTCCGCCCACCCCTCCCCCACCAGCACCAGCGCCAGGTGCGAGAGCGGAGCGAGGTCGCCGGAGGCGCCCACCGAGCCCTGCTCAGGGATCAGCGGGGTGACGCCGCGGTTCAGCAGCTCAAGGAGGAGCGCCACTACCTCGGGGCGGATCCCGGAGAACCCCTTCGCCAGCACATTGGCGCGCAGCAGCGTGACGGCGCGCGCCTCCTCGCGCGGGAGCGGCGCGCCGACGCCGGCCGCGTGGCTGCGGATCAGGTTGATCTGCAGCTCCTCCAGGCGGTCCAGCGGAATCGCCACCTCGGAAAGGCGGCCGAAGCCGGTGGTGAGGCCGTACACCACCCGCCCCTCCGCGACCGCGCGCTCCACCACCGCCCGGGATCGGCGCATACGCTCCACGGCATCCGCCGTCAGCTCCACGGGCGCGCCGTGCCGCGCCACCCGCTCGACCATGTCCAGGGTGAGGGTGTCGCCGTCGATCCCGATCCGCTCCGTACCGTGCATTTTCGCTCCGCGTTGAAGGCGAGAAAAGATACCGGAAGGCTCTGTAGCGAACAACACGTGATCCCGGAAAACGGGCGGGCCGTCTCCGGGAGGAGGCGGCCCGCGGGTCCGGTGCTTCGGGCGGAGCTCAGCCCGGCCGGCGGTCGAGGCGCGGGTCGTCGGGGCGGAGCTGGTACGCCCAGTCGAAGATCATCAGCGCCTTCCCCCCGCTGCTCCCCAGGATGGAGGCGCGGATCACGCCGTAGTGGATGCGCCCGTCGGCGCCCCGCACCCGGAAGACGTAGCTGAACTCCGGGTCCACCGCCACCGGGTTGCGCGTGTACCCCGACGCTGGCGCCTGGAAGGCCGCACGGCACTCCCGGTCGCGCCCCGGGCCGCAGACCAGAGCCGTCGTGCGACCGGCGCTCACCACCTCGGTGTCACCCAGCGGACGGATCTGCCAGCGCCCGTTCGCCACCTCCAGCCGCCACTGCGCCTGCGGCGAGCTCCCGGACACGATCGGGTCCAGGCTGTCGGCGGCCACGAAGCGGAAGCCGCTTCGCGCGGTGCTGTCGCTGAACGCGTAGATCAGCTCCGAGTGGAAGTCCGGCCGGGGCACGCCCGTCATCACCGGGCTCAGGTCGCTCACCTGCCCCTGGGTGTTCACGGCCGCGATGCGGTAGCCGTAGACGGAACCGTTGCGCGCCCGCAGGTCCAGGAACCCGGTGGCGTCGGTCTCTCCTGCCTGGTAGAGATCGACGCGCTGTCCGTCGATGGACACCAGCCAGACCTGGTACTTCCAGAAGTTCTCCACCGCGCCGCCGGAGCGCCAGCGGAGCCAGAGCGAGTTGTCCAGCGCGAAGACGCTGTCCGCGCGCGGCGCGGGCGGCGGAGCGAACACCGGCACGTTCACCTCGACCCGGAAGTCGGAGGGGGCTTCCGCGCCGCTCCCCCGGTCCACCGTGGAGACGAAGTACTCGTACCGGGTCCCGCCGACCACGTTGGTGTCGACGAAGCGGCACTCCCCGCCCTCGCACGAGGTGGTGGTTCCCACCAGCGAGAAGCTCCCCTGGCTGCCCCGGCGCGCGTAGACGCGAAACGGGTCCCGGTTCCAGTCTGCGGGGAGGGACCACTTCACGACCACGGACGGGTGCCCGAGCGGGCGGCCGGTGTCGCGGTTGAACGTCTCGAAGATCCAGTCGTAGGTGGCGCTGACGTCGCGCGGTCCCCGGAACTCCCCGGCCCCGGGGATGAACGGGTCGTTCTCGTTGCACCCGGCCAGGACCAGGGCGGCGAGGAGGAGCGAAGATCGGGCACGTGTGAGCATGGGAGTGGTCCTCGGTGTCCGGAGCGGGCGCGTGCCGGAGCGGCACCTTCCGGGGCGTATGCAGGGCAACTGTCATTCCGGGAGGACACCCCGGATGCGCCCGCGGATCAACCGCTTACGCGCCAACAGCTTACACCAGGAACCCGCCGAAACGGGCTCGTAGCGGAGGCCCCATGGGTGTCCGCGCGAGGGGAACGGGGTGTCGCTCCCGTGAGACACGGGCTCACCCCCCGGAGCGATCCGGAACGAGAAGAGCCGCTCCCGGAGGGGGGCGGCTCTTCTCCAGAGGGCCGAGCGCCGGGCGGCTACTGCCGGCGGTCCGCCCCGATGTTGCGCTCGTTGTAGTCCACCTTCAGGTCCGGCAGGTCCTTCAGGTGCACGGAGAACTGGAACGACGTGTTCCCCACCGGCGTGCGGTAGAAGCTGAAGTTGGCCTGCCAGCGGTGCAGGTCGCGCACCAGGCTGAGCTGATGGCTGCCGAACTCCGCGTCCGTGATGTTGTAGCTGGTAGCCCAGTTCACCGCCCAGTTCTGCGTCGGGGAGAACGCGAGCGTCCCGTTCAGCATCTGGTTCACTCCCCCGCCGAAGCTGCCGAAGGAGGTCTGCCGCGGGCGGTTGTACGAGTAGTTGACCTGCATGGACCATGGCCCGCTCCCCACCTGCTGCGGGTTGGCCGTGGAGGTCGTCCTGGCCGGCCGGGTGCCCGGCGGCTGGAGCGAATCGGTCGGCACCATTCCCGGCTCCGGCGTCATGGACTCGTCCGGCCGCAGCCTCCCGAACCCGAGCCAGCGGAAGAGCGCCGAGTTCTGCCCCAGCGTGAAGCCGGTGCTCAGCGTGGA
The sequence above is drawn from the Longimicrobiaceae bacterium genome and encodes:
- a CDS encoding ABC transporter ATP-binding protein, which produces MQLVISHLSKTYPNGVRALDDVSLTIPQGMFGLLGPNGAGKSTLMRTLATLQEADSGSAALGSIDVLRQKDEVRRTLGYLPQEFGVYPKVSAEDLLDHFAVLKGITARRERKETVKALLEQTNLYDVRKKKLGGFSGGMRQRFGIAVALLGNPKLIIVDEPTAGLDPAERVRFLNLLSELGENAVVILSTHIVEDVSELCRRMAIINRGRILLETEPLAAIDALQGRVWKRIVEKDELPAYEAAHRVISTRLLAGRTLIHVHSAERPDPSFDPVDPTLEDVYFTAMAGLHTGEASLSGAEAAS
- the hutU gene encoding urocanate hydratase, encoding MTPPPTTPVIRAPRGTEISCRGWQQEAVLRMLMNNLDPEVAERPEDLVVYGGTGRAARSWEAFEAIVETLRTLADDETLIVQSGKPVAVFRTHRHSPRVLIANSNLVPRWATWDVFRELERQGLIMYGQMTAGSWIYIGTQGILQGTYETLGAVARQHFGGSLRGTWTLTGGMGGMGGAQPLAVTMNGGAVLCVDVDPQRIQRRLDNRYCDRMTHDLDEALRWTLEARERGEALSVGLVGNCAEVLPELLRRGAIPDALTDQTSAHDALNGYVPAGLSLEAAAELRERDPQEYVRRSMESMRVHCEAMVEMMRRGAVTFDYGNNIRGQAKDAGYDDAFAFPGFVPAYVRPLFCEGKGPFRWVALSGDPADIHRTDDLVLELFPEDEHLRRWITQAREKVAFQGLPARICWLGQGERARFGVALNDVVASGELKAPIVIGRDHLDTGSVASPFRETESMKDGSDAIADWAILNAMVNVASGASWVSFHHGGGVGIGNSLHAGQVIVADGTPEMRERLERVLTNDPGMGVARHADAGYEEAVATAREKGVRIPMLERGFGG
- the hutH gene encoding histidine ammonia-lyase, with product MHGTERIGIDGDTLTLDMVERVARHGAPVELTADAVERMRRSRAVVERAVAEGRVVYGLTTGFGRLSEVAIPLDRLEELQINLIRSHAAGVGAPLPREEARAVTLLRANVLAKGFSGIRPEVVALLLELLNRGVTPLIPEQGSVGASGDLAPLSHLALVLVGEGWAEVGGETLPGGEALRRVGLEPVRLQAKEGLALNNGTQFMTGLGALALVAAERLVEAAEVIGAASLEGLKGTPDAFHPAIQRARPHPGQVASAERLRALLADSEIRESHRYGDPRVQDAYSLRCMPQVHGAARNALAYARTVLETEANSATDNPLIFPDEGEEGLVISGGNFHGQQVAQVLDLLAIALADLASISERRIERLVNPDLSGLPAFLVDEPGVHSGFMMAQITAAALVSENKVLAHPASVDSIPTDANKEDHVSMGPHAAVKARKVLRNAETVLGIELMCAMQALEFLKPLRPGRGVERAYRIVRERIPALDGDRVLAPDIEAATAIVREGRLAEIFIHSELRDRDP
- a CDS encoding endonuclease/exonuclease/phosphatase family protein, which translates into the protein MIRIRCRCGEVFHAEEQHVGRVLHCRCGREIPVRMPPPRPEPPAAPRSAAWEGRLRRLGERASAGLAGAFRAPAGPLGWLVWAAWGYLAAVVLLWAVLWTLGDRWWPATVYLFGPRWVVLLPLVLLVPAAAVFRRALLLPLLAAALVMVFPVMGMRTGWRSWGAAEPTGQTLRVVSANLAGDPWAAERLIGLVGEWRADVVAAQECSEKVAEAFGRVPGWEHRRDGQLCLFSRHPVRAVEVMDRSRFEGVREAGIGGTSAAARYTIEVAGRPVELVNVHLETPRRGLSGLFRNDAGRMGPNTLSRQIESNQVARWAAQRGAQIVAGDFNMPVESRIYRESWGGYRNAFSHAGRGLGFTRDNGWIRVRIDHVLAGPGWRVDLAFVGPDVGSDHWPVVADLTWTGGR